One region of Astyanax mexicanus isolate ESR-SI-001 chromosome 15, AstMex3_surface, whole genome shotgun sequence genomic DNA includes:
- the LOC103039539 gene encoding ataxin-2-like protein isoform X1, whose protein sequence is MLKAQSGPGGPGGRRPANGAPGPSVPGSANRTPAGRNRTVKPPLHTSQQVFEGIYNNARMTHFLTAVVGSTCDVRVKNGTLYEGIFKTLSSRCELAVDAVHKRGEEDGSPALPRREEITDIMIFSPADVVTMTCRDVDLNYATKDTFTDVAISSTRVNGEHKEKVLQRWDAGDSNGESYDLETDASNGWDANEMFRFNEETYGVKSTYDSSLSMYTTPLERSGSEGYKQREARAARLANEIEASVQYRHRVALENDDGRSEEEKYSAVLRDGGERESPRERERGRDSPSNVNREGKYIPLPQRVRDMGGPGGGGRDRGGRVSGGFASSRPTPAGSGPRPAVPSPGPQSSPSERSSPMSNRTGFSPNTHTNAPSPRPSDSSTLGSPSSPTAPVTHPHPSVPHSHSLPHGLSDAAARPVNGVSSRTSPKAQRPLQTNRSARTSTTHLPTTASRSPKSDPAADSSSPGVSYVDAMPLSMAKQMSSGPAPLFPVDVNEILSAAGKDKPLESPLCIEEAKTKAPSAQQRSQIEELRKFGKEFRLQPSHTSSSSTSAGLTHPGSVKPASQSPSPAAEPKASLSPNITPSLSPNITQNLTPSPQPQPPALVSPAEDPSKEGAIPLVPPMGGLPISERQSAGTPQPARTPGAEVARTEAAVEGVTDQVKKSTLNPNAKEFNPNKPPLALSKPSTAPTPPRPNPPSQSVVLQHPPGQNTIYNAPYLSYVSQIHSVQAPQMYQYAMSAVNQGKYRPSKGSVVTHPPRSDHGSSAPPVLHAAPSAAGASLVPSPYPQSYLQYNPQQYSQQQVIQAMSPYGQPMYSVLQSGARMLGQSGGHPQTLGPPTGPQFPGQSEGPQGPQQGLYAAQSFAHHSGSVHPQPSSTPTGNQPPPQHTAPSPGQTPQSGPQSLYHSAPTPPNLPPGHSSPQASYSLQGYGLHGHQPLTHTYPTLGQLAQAHVPGPMSAPHHSGNHGPPQVVMLHAPPPQAGPGSAPQHPQHGPQQGPAQHFAYIGHPSAVQVQPHPSQQIPFHPPGN, encoded by the exons ATGTTAAAGGCGCAGAGCGGCCCCGGTGGCCCTGGCGGCCGAAGACCGGCTAACGGCGCTCCCGGCCCCTCCGTGCCCGGTTCTGCCAACAGGACACCAGCCGGCAG AAATCGTACTGTGAAGCCTCCTCTCCACACTTCTCAA CAGGTGTTTGAAGGGATCTACAACAATGCTCGCATGACCCACTTCCTCACGGCCGTTGTG GGCTCCACGTGTGACGTCCGAGTGAAGAACGGCACTCTGTACGAGGGCATCTTCAAGACTCTCAGCTCACGG tGTGAACTGGCGGTGGACGCCGTTCATAAGCGTGGTGAAGAGGATGGATCTCCAGCTCTTCCCAGGAGAGAAGAGATTACAGACATCATGATCTTTAGCCCTGCAGACGTCGTCACCATGACCTGCCGGGACGTGGACCTCAACTATGCCACCAAAG ACACTTTCACCGATGTGGCGATCAGCTCTACCCGGGTGAACGGAGAGCACAAAGAAAAAGTGCTGCAGAGATGGGATGCTGGCGATAGCAACGGAGAAAGCTATGACCTGGAGACAGATGCA TCCAATGGCTGGGATGCAAACGAGATGTTCCGCTTTAATGAAGAAACCTACGGCGTCAAGTCCACCTATGACTCAAGCCTGTCCATGTacac GACTCCTCTAGAGCGGAGCGGTTCAGAAGGGTATAAGCAGCGCGAGGCCCGAGCAGCACGTCTTGCAAATGAGATCGAGGCCAGTGTTCAGTATCGACACCGGGTGGCGCTGGAGAATGATGATGGGAGGAGTGAGGAGGAGAAGTACAGCGCAGTGCTGcgagatggaggggagagagagagccctcgagaaagagagaggggacgGGACAGTCCCAGCAACGTCAACAG GGAAGGGAAGTATATCCCTCTTCCGCAGAGAGTGAGGGATATGGGTGGTCCAGGTGGTGGTGGGCGCGATCGCGGAGGGCGTGTCAGTGGAGGTTTTGCTTCCAGTAGACCCACACCTGCCGGGTCCGGCCCCCGGCCCGCAGTACCCTCACCAGGACCGCAGTCCTCTCCCTCAGAGCGCAGCAGCCCCATGAGCAACAGAACGGGCTTCTCCCCAAACACCCACACCAACGCACCCTCACCACGACCCAGTGACAGCTCCACCTTGGGCTCACCCAGCAGCCCAACAGCACCCGTCACTCACCCACACCCATCTGTTCCGCACTCGCACTCCCTACCGCACGGCCTCTCTGACGCAGCAGCAAGACCTGTTAATGGGG TATCTTCCAGAACGTCTCCCAAGGCTCAGCGCCCCCTACAGACCAACAGATCAGCTCGGACCTCCACCACCCACCTTCCCACTACAG CCTCTCGCTCTCCTAAATCAGATCCTGCAGCTGATTCCTCCAGTCCTGGGGTTTCTTATGTCGATGCTATGCCCCTTTCCATGGCCAAGCAGATGTCTTCAGGCCCAGCCCCTCTGTTCCCAGTCGATG TGAATGAGATCCTGAGTGCAGCAGGAAAGGATAAACCTCTGGAAAGCCCTTTGTGCATAGAAGAAGCCAAGACTAAAG CACCTTCAGCACAGCAGCGCTCACAGATTGAGGAGCTTCGGAAATTTGGCAAGGAATTCAGG ctgcagcccagccacacTTCTTCCAGTTCTACATCAGCTGGTTTGACCCACCCTGGATCTGTGAAACCTGCTTCACAGTCACCGAGTCCAGCGGCTGAACCCAAAGCCAGCCTGTCCCCCAACATCACCCCCAGTCTGTCCCCTAACATCACTCAAAATCTGACACCCAGCCCTCAGCCCCAGCCCCCTGCCCTGGTGTCCCCAGCAGAGGACCCTTCTAAAGAGGGCGCTATCCCACTAGTGCCACCCATGGGAGGCCTTCCAATTTCTGAAAGGCAGTCTGCAGGGACGCCCCAGCCAGCCAGGACCCCAGGAGCAGAGGTGGCTAGAACAGAGGCAGCAGTGGAGGGCgtgactga TCAAGTAAAGAAGTCCACTTTGAACCCCAATGCGAAGGAGTTCAACCCTAACAAACCACCACTGGCACTG tcgaAACCCTCCACCGCCCCCACTCCTCCTCGCCCGAATCCACCGAGCCAGTCTGTGGTCCTGCAACATCCACCAGGACAAAACACCATCTATAACGCTCCGTACCTGAGCTACGTCTCTCAGATACACTCAGTACAG GCCCCACAGATGTACCAGTACGCCATGTCTGCAGTCAACCAGGGCAAATACCGACCCTCTAAAG GTTCTGTTGTTACCCATCCTCCCCGGTCGGACCACGGCTCCTCAGCTCCTCCTGTGCTTCACGCGGCTCCATCTGCAGCTGGAGCTTCACTGGTGCCCTCACCATATCCACAGTCCTACCTGCAGTACAACCCTCAGCAGTACAGCCAGCAGCAGGTCATACAGGCCATGAGTCCATACGGACAG CCTATGTATTCTGTGCTGCAGAGTGGTGCCCGTATGTTGGGGCAGAGTGGGGGTCACCCTCAAACTCTTGGACCACCCACAGGTCCGCAGTTTCCTGGGCAGAGTGAAGGCCCTCAAGGACCACAGCAAGGATTATATG CTGCTCAGTCATTCGCTCATCATTCAGGATCTGTTCATCCTCAGCCATCGAGCACACCCACCGGCAACCAACCACCACCTCAGCACACAGCCCCCAGCCCTGGACAG ACTCCTCAGTCTGGTCCTCAGTCTTTGTATCACTCAGCTCCCACCCCGCCGAACCTGCCCCCGGGTCACTCCTCTCCCCAGGCCTCTTACTCTCTGCAGGGTTACGGACTGCATGGTCACCAGCCCCTCACACACACCTACCCCACACTGGGGCAGCTTGCACAG gCTCATGTTCCAGGCCCCATGTCTGCTCCCCATCACTCAGGCAATCACGGCCCTCCACAGGTCGTCATGCTGCATGCCCCACCTCCTCAGGCCGGCCCTGGCTCCGCCCCACAGCATCCGCAACACGGCCCCCAGCAGGGACCCGCGCAGCACTTCGCATATATAGGACATCCTTCAG CTGTACAGGTTCAGCCTCATCCTTCACAGCAGATTCCATTCCACCCTCCAGGAAACTGA
- the LOC103039539 gene encoding ataxin-2-like protein isoform X2 — protein sequence MLKAQSGPGGPGGRRPANGAPGPSVPGSANRTPAGRNRTVKPPLHTSQVFEGIYNNARMTHFLTAVVGSTCDVRVKNGTLYEGIFKTLSSRCELAVDAVHKRGEEDGSPALPRREEITDIMIFSPADVVTMTCRDVDLNYATKDTFTDVAISSTRVNGEHKEKVLQRWDAGDSNGESYDLETDASNGWDANEMFRFNEETYGVKSTYDSSLSMYTTPLERSGSEGYKQREARAARLANEIEASVQYRHRVALENDDGRSEEEKYSAVLRDGGERESPRERERGRDSPSNVNREGKYIPLPQRVRDMGGPGGGGRDRGGRVSGGFASSRPTPAGSGPRPAVPSPGPQSSPSERSSPMSNRTGFSPNTHTNAPSPRPSDSSTLGSPSSPTAPVTHPHPSVPHSHSLPHGLSDAAARPVNGVSSRTSPKAQRPLQTNRSARTSTTHLPTTASRSPKSDPAADSSSPGVSYVDAMPLSMAKQMSSGPAPLFPVDVNEILSAAGKDKPLESPLCIEEAKTKAPSAQQRSQIEELRKFGKEFRLQPSHTSSSSTSAGLTHPGSVKPASQSPSPAAEPKASLSPNITPSLSPNITQNLTPSPQPQPPALVSPAEDPSKEGAIPLVPPMGGLPISERQSAGTPQPARTPGAEVARTEAAVEGVTDQVKKSTLNPNAKEFNPNKPPLALSKPSTAPTPPRPNPPSQSVVLQHPPGQNTIYNAPYLSYVSQIHSVQAPQMYQYAMSAVNQGKYRPSKGSVVTHPPRSDHGSSAPPVLHAAPSAAGASLVPSPYPQSYLQYNPQQYSQQQVIQAMSPYGQPMYSVLQSGARMLGQSGGHPQTLGPPTGPQFPGQSEGPQGPQQGLYAAQSFAHHSGSVHPQPSSTPTGNQPPPQHTAPSPGQTPQSGPQSLYHSAPTPPNLPPGHSSPQASYSLQGYGLHGHQPLTHTYPTLGQLAQAHVPGPMSAPHHSGNHGPPQVVMLHAPPPQAGPGSAPQHPQHGPQQGPAQHFAYIGHPSAVQVQPHPSQQIPFHPPGN from the exons ATGTTAAAGGCGCAGAGCGGCCCCGGTGGCCCTGGCGGCCGAAGACCGGCTAACGGCGCTCCCGGCCCCTCCGTGCCCGGTTCTGCCAACAGGACACCAGCCGGCAG AAATCGTACTGTGAAGCCTCCTCTCCACACTTCTCAA GTGTTTGAAGGGATCTACAACAATGCTCGCATGACCCACTTCCTCACGGCCGTTGTG GGCTCCACGTGTGACGTCCGAGTGAAGAACGGCACTCTGTACGAGGGCATCTTCAAGACTCTCAGCTCACGG tGTGAACTGGCGGTGGACGCCGTTCATAAGCGTGGTGAAGAGGATGGATCTCCAGCTCTTCCCAGGAGAGAAGAGATTACAGACATCATGATCTTTAGCCCTGCAGACGTCGTCACCATGACCTGCCGGGACGTGGACCTCAACTATGCCACCAAAG ACACTTTCACCGATGTGGCGATCAGCTCTACCCGGGTGAACGGAGAGCACAAAGAAAAAGTGCTGCAGAGATGGGATGCTGGCGATAGCAACGGAGAAAGCTATGACCTGGAGACAGATGCA TCCAATGGCTGGGATGCAAACGAGATGTTCCGCTTTAATGAAGAAACCTACGGCGTCAAGTCCACCTATGACTCAAGCCTGTCCATGTacac GACTCCTCTAGAGCGGAGCGGTTCAGAAGGGTATAAGCAGCGCGAGGCCCGAGCAGCACGTCTTGCAAATGAGATCGAGGCCAGTGTTCAGTATCGACACCGGGTGGCGCTGGAGAATGATGATGGGAGGAGTGAGGAGGAGAAGTACAGCGCAGTGCTGcgagatggaggggagagagagagccctcgagaaagagagaggggacgGGACAGTCCCAGCAACGTCAACAG GGAAGGGAAGTATATCCCTCTTCCGCAGAGAGTGAGGGATATGGGTGGTCCAGGTGGTGGTGGGCGCGATCGCGGAGGGCGTGTCAGTGGAGGTTTTGCTTCCAGTAGACCCACACCTGCCGGGTCCGGCCCCCGGCCCGCAGTACCCTCACCAGGACCGCAGTCCTCTCCCTCAGAGCGCAGCAGCCCCATGAGCAACAGAACGGGCTTCTCCCCAAACACCCACACCAACGCACCCTCACCACGACCCAGTGACAGCTCCACCTTGGGCTCACCCAGCAGCCCAACAGCACCCGTCACTCACCCACACCCATCTGTTCCGCACTCGCACTCCCTACCGCACGGCCTCTCTGACGCAGCAGCAAGACCTGTTAATGGGG TATCTTCCAGAACGTCTCCCAAGGCTCAGCGCCCCCTACAGACCAACAGATCAGCTCGGACCTCCACCACCCACCTTCCCACTACAG CCTCTCGCTCTCCTAAATCAGATCCTGCAGCTGATTCCTCCAGTCCTGGGGTTTCTTATGTCGATGCTATGCCCCTTTCCATGGCCAAGCAGATGTCTTCAGGCCCAGCCCCTCTGTTCCCAGTCGATG TGAATGAGATCCTGAGTGCAGCAGGAAAGGATAAACCTCTGGAAAGCCCTTTGTGCATAGAAGAAGCCAAGACTAAAG CACCTTCAGCACAGCAGCGCTCACAGATTGAGGAGCTTCGGAAATTTGGCAAGGAATTCAGG ctgcagcccagccacacTTCTTCCAGTTCTACATCAGCTGGTTTGACCCACCCTGGATCTGTGAAACCTGCTTCACAGTCACCGAGTCCAGCGGCTGAACCCAAAGCCAGCCTGTCCCCCAACATCACCCCCAGTCTGTCCCCTAACATCACTCAAAATCTGACACCCAGCCCTCAGCCCCAGCCCCCTGCCCTGGTGTCCCCAGCAGAGGACCCTTCTAAAGAGGGCGCTATCCCACTAGTGCCACCCATGGGAGGCCTTCCAATTTCTGAAAGGCAGTCTGCAGGGACGCCCCAGCCAGCCAGGACCCCAGGAGCAGAGGTGGCTAGAACAGAGGCAGCAGTGGAGGGCgtgactga TCAAGTAAAGAAGTCCACTTTGAACCCCAATGCGAAGGAGTTCAACCCTAACAAACCACCACTGGCACTG tcgaAACCCTCCACCGCCCCCACTCCTCCTCGCCCGAATCCACCGAGCCAGTCTGTGGTCCTGCAACATCCACCAGGACAAAACACCATCTATAACGCTCCGTACCTGAGCTACGTCTCTCAGATACACTCAGTACAG GCCCCACAGATGTACCAGTACGCCATGTCTGCAGTCAACCAGGGCAAATACCGACCCTCTAAAG GTTCTGTTGTTACCCATCCTCCCCGGTCGGACCACGGCTCCTCAGCTCCTCCTGTGCTTCACGCGGCTCCATCTGCAGCTGGAGCTTCACTGGTGCCCTCACCATATCCACAGTCCTACCTGCAGTACAACCCTCAGCAGTACAGCCAGCAGCAGGTCATACAGGCCATGAGTCCATACGGACAG CCTATGTATTCTGTGCTGCAGAGTGGTGCCCGTATGTTGGGGCAGAGTGGGGGTCACCCTCAAACTCTTGGACCACCCACAGGTCCGCAGTTTCCTGGGCAGAGTGAAGGCCCTCAAGGACCACAGCAAGGATTATATG CTGCTCAGTCATTCGCTCATCATTCAGGATCTGTTCATCCTCAGCCATCGAGCACACCCACCGGCAACCAACCACCACCTCAGCACACAGCCCCCAGCCCTGGACAG ACTCCTCAGTCTGGTCCTCAGTCTTTGTATCACTCAGCTCCCACCCCGCCGAACCTGCCCCCGGGTCACTCCTCTCCCCAGGCCTCTTACTCTCTGCAGGGTTACGGACTGCATGGTCACCAGCCCCTCACACACACCTACCCCACACTGGGGCAGCTTGCACAG gCTCATGTTCCAGGCCCCATGTCTGCTCCCCATCACTCAGGCAATCACGGCCCTCCACAGGTCGTCATGCTGCATGCCCCACCTCCTCAGGCCGGCCCTGGCTCCGCCCCACAGCATCCGCAACACGGCCCCCAGCAGGGACCCGCGCAGCACTTCGCATATATAGGACATCCTTCAG CTGTACAGGTTCAGCCTCATCCTTCACAGCAGATTCCATTCCACCCTCCAGGAAACTGA